One Fuerstiella marisgermanici DNA window includes the following coding sequences:
- a CDS encoding PHP domain-containing protein, giving the protein MRTNLILLGLSFLFLGTHAFGEDISLKADGDSKWYRGNMHTHSLWSDGDDYPEMIATWYREKGYDFLVVTDHNVLQRGERWIDVEKNKGGVKAFEKLTAAFSGNWVQTRTEKDRKQVRLKTFDEVFDRIAKPQEFLLIQGEEITDRYKNLPIHMCISNTNDLLPPLGGSSVLETMQQNVNAAISHRERTGQKALIHLNHPNFHYGITAEQLMNVVGENFFEVYNGHPSVHNSGDDTHASTERMWDIINTWRQSKLELPLMYGLATDDGHAYHVTEPGKGSQPGRGWVMVLADTLTPDAMILAIEAGRFYSSSGVTLDSVEISDGTLNVSIAAEEGITYRTDFIGTLKDFDDSSKPAIDDPDKADSMTRVYSDDVGTVLQSSEGTSASYKMTGKELYVRAVVTSSRKHPNPSEKGEFERAWVQPVTP; this is encoded by the coding sequence ATGCGTACAAACTTAATTCTGCTCGGCCTCAGCTTTCTGTTCTTAGGAACTCACGCGTTTGGCGAGGACATATCGTTAAAAGCCGATGGCGATTCCAAGTGGTATCGCGGCAACATGCACACACATTCTTTGTGGAGTGACGGCGACGACTACCCGGAAATGATTGCCACGTGGTATCGGGAAAAAGGATACGACTTCCTGGTCGTCACCGATCACAACGTCCTGCAGCGGGGCGAGCGATGGATTGACGTAGAAAAGAACAAAGGAGGCGTCAAAGCGTTTGAAAAGCTAACCGCCGCATTTTCGGGTAATTGGGTTCAGACTCGCACCGAAAAGGATCGCAAACAGGTTCGCTTGAAGACGTTTGACGAAGTGTTCGACCGCATTGCGAAACCGCAGGAATTTCTGCTGATTCAGGGCGAAGAAATCACGGATCGCTACAAGAACCTGCCCATTCACATGTGCATCTCAAACACCAACGATTTGCTTCCTCCGCTGGGTGGAAGCAGTGTGCTGGAAACGATGCAACAGAATGTCAACGCCGCCATCTCTCATCGAGAACGAACCGGGCAGAAGGCATTGATCCATCTGAACCATCCGAATTTTCACTATGGCATCACAGCAGAACAATTGATGAATGTTGTCGGTGAGAACTTTTTTGAAGTCTACAACGGCCATCCGTCAGTCCACAATTCCGGCGACGATACTCACGCTTCTACCGAACGTATGTGGGACATCATCAACACATGGCGACAATCAAAATTAGAATTGCCGTTGATGTATGGACTGGCGACCGACGATGGGCACGCTTATCACGTGACTGAACCAGGCAAGGGCAGTCAGCCCGGGCGAGGCTGGGTGATGGTGTTGGCCGACACGCTGACACCGGACGCGATGATTCTGGCAATCGAAGCGGGACGCTTTTACTCATCCAGTGGCGTCACGTTAGACAGCGTCGAAATCAGTGATGGCACGTTGAACGTGTCTATTGCGGCAGAAGAAGGCATCACTTACCGCACGGATTTCATTGGTACTCTGAAAGACTTTGACGATTCTTCAAAACCGGCCATTGACGACCCGGACAAAGCCGACAGCATGACTCGCGTTTACAGCGACGACGTGGGCACCGTGCTGCAGTCCAGCGAAGGGACATCGGCCAGCTATAAAATGACGGGCAAAGAGCTGTACGTCCGCGCCGTCGTGACATCGTCACGTAAGCATCCGAATCCGTCTGAAAAAGGTGAGTTCGAACGAGCGTGGGTGCAGCCAGTGACGCCGTAG
- a CDS encoding ester cyclase gives MMTDPDSVFRSGSVRVDGRRLKEIRHALGWTQQVAANKSGYTDRLIRKLERGGPVATDTLKDILDTYRESQPQGSQPRLPQSDQLVVRYSNPQVEGLTRSWFKRAFNKRDLSVIDDLMHERVLLYAEGSTLRGRAPIRQRISAIHMAFNPLELTVENVLVDGNSAVAYWSVRKKHVAEFLGIPATHRWVSLKGSSLAVFRDRQIVEARDHWDVQHLVEQLTG, from the coding sequence ATGATGACAGATCCCGATTCTGTTTTCCGCTCCGGCAGTGTTCGCGTGGATGGTCGCCGACTGAAAGAAATTCGCCATGCGTTGGGATGGACTCAGCAGGTTGCGGCGAACAAATCCGGCTACACCGACCGCCTGATTCGCAAACTGGAACGCGGCGGCCCGGTGGCTACGGATACGCTAAAGGATATCCTCGATACCTACAGAGAAAGCCAGCCGCAGGGATCGCAGCCTCGACTTCCACAGTCCGATCAGTTGGTTGTTCGCTATTCCAATCCGCAAGTGGAGGGCCTAACCCGAAGTTGGTTTAAACGAGCGTTTAACAAGCGGGACCTGAGCGTAATCGACGACCTGATGCATGAACGGGTGCTACTGTACGCCGAAGGCAGCACTCTTCGCGGTCGAGCACCGATTCGCCAAAGGATAAGTGCGATTCACATGGCCTTCAACCCGCTGGAATTGACCGTGGAAAACGTGCTCGTCGACGGCAATTCCGCAGTTGCCTATTGGAGTGTCCGCAAGAAACACGTTGCCGAGTTTCTGGGCATTCCGGCAACCCACAGATGGGTTTCGCTAAAAGGAAGCTCGCTGGCCGTCTTTCGTGATCGCCAGATTGTGGAAGCCCGCGATCATTGGGACGTGCAGCATTTGGTTGAGCAACTGACTGGCTAG